From one Ignisphaera cupida genomic stretch:
- a CDS encoding phosphate ABC transporter ATP-binding protein: MDYAIEMNNVNVYIDNRHILKNISLKVPYNTVYVIMGPSGSGKTTLLRVINRLIDVNPNAKVEGVVKVLGLNALNHDPYDLRRHIGMLFQVPNPFPHMTIYDNVAVAARINNVARNKKDLYEVVKWALEKAMLWDEVKDRLHDYPHQLSGGQKQRLCLARALAMKPKILLLDEPTANIDPVNARKLEEAIISLKNEITIVMVTHNPHQAARVADYVSIIYDGRIVEQGSASQIFLKPSTEIAQKLLRGEI; encoded by the coding sequence ATGGATTATGCTATCGAGATGAATAATGTCAATGTTTATATTGATAACAGACACATTTTGAAGAATATTAGCTTGAAGGTTCCATACAATACAGTATATGTTATCATGGGTCCTTCAGGTTCTGGAAAAACAACACTTTTAAGGGTTATAAACAGGCTTATAGATGTTAATCCAAATGCTAAAGTTGAAGGTGTTGTAAAGGTTCTTGGACTTAACGCTTTAAATCATGACCCATATGATCTTAGAAGACATATAGGAATGTTGTTCCAGGTTCCAAATCCATTTCCACATATGACAATATATGACAATGTTGCTGTTGCAGCTAGAATAAATAATGTTGCTAGAAATAAAAAAGATCTTTACGAGGTTGTTAAATGGGCTTTAGAAAAAGCTATGCTATGGGACGAGGTTAAAGATAGGCTACATGATTATCCACATCAGCTTAGCGGAGGTCAGAAGCAGAGATTGTGTCTTGCTAGAGCTCTTGCAATGAAGCCAAAGATTCTTCTACTTGACGAGCCAACAGCCAATATCGATCCTGTTAATGCTAGAAAACTTGAAGAGGCTATAATCTCCCTAAAAAACGAGATTACAATAGTTATGGTTACTCACAATCCTCACCAAGCAGCTAGAGTTGCTGATTATGTTTCTATAATATATGATGGGAGAATTGTTGAGCAGGGTTCCGCAAGCCAAATATTCCTAAAACCGTCTACAGAAATTGCTCAAAAGCTTTTGAGAGGCGAAATATAG
- a CDS encoding phosphate signaling complex PhoU family protein, whose translation MSLTISELEKLRTILLHMSQNVKAIANLTRNMMKTEDLEVRKSLWKEIEELSLILDKIRREFVTEVLVFIARRQPLGRELLTAHALISIAYDVYRISRYCREIARIDSLLAPSSSIATVKSISNAFEEAMKALEAALNDLVEFAPKRVNIVSDVDENIDKEYQEVLKEITTSDVVSREKAVKALLMRHIERIVDHAQYIEQHLSEVV comes from the coding sequence ATGTCTTTGACAATTTCAGAACTTGAAAAACTAAGAACTATTCTACTTCACATGAGTCAAAATGTAAAGGCCATAGCAAATCTAACTAGAAACATGATGAAAACAGAGGATCTAGAAGTAAGAAAGAGTCTTTGGAAGGAGATAGAAGAGCTTTCACTAATACTAGATAAAATTAGAAGAGAGTTTGTGACAGAGGTTCTAGTTTTTATAGCTAGAAGGCAGCCCCTTGGAAGAGAGCTTTTAACAGCACATGCATTAATAAGCATTGCGTATGATGTTTATAGAATATCTAGATATTGTAGGGAAATAGCAAGAATAGACTCTTTGCTAGCACCATCATCATCCATAGCCACAGTAAAAAGCATTTCAAACGCCTTTGAAGAAGCTATGAAAGCATTGGAAGCAGCATTAAATGATCTTGTAGAGTTTGCACCTAAAAGAGTTAATATTGTTAGTGATGTTGATGAGAATATTGATAAAGAGTATCAGGAAGTTCTAAAAGAAATTACAACAAGTGATGTTGTGTCGAGAGAAAAGGCTGTAAAAGCATTGCTAATGAGACACATAGAACGAATAGTTGATCATGCACAATATATAGAGCAACACCTATCAGAAGTTGTATAA
- a CDS encoding DEAD/DEAH box helicase, translated as MSNMMLFSVDEKQNNALFLEIDKIGDIVSYDNYLRIWVYRLNPAKVSFYGIKNAIDFLTNKLNVSIQPNILKLLNDVSSEPFDLFIDLKDGFLHLYPANNKILDSLINEGIVDYDIYFKNFIAKVKDLHTILDYFTVRGLKVKLGFKLDYKASFKSNLQVNLREYHEEAYREWRKAGYRGVVVMPDGASRMVVALKAIDDLKVKTLILAPTLESLNKWFKYLVNHLGISQNFIEIFDPRKRKVRDITLMTYDDASSSLWKIPTFFGLVIADECHYAVSDLYRIALNSISAPYRLGLTSTPYRDDGLHKYYSKVLGPIVYHLTLHELRSMEYLNKPKGFRIPVGLSREEFEEYRRLMRIYLSYCNKAFPGINNAKERFRKVLELCPMNQEAREALRARLKANRIAWNAERKIKVVENLLKKFENEKILIFSRNIDIIKRISRSFLVPKILQDTPEDEKRVYLNMFKREDVRVLATSILFSKGVEYPEPSIAIIVSRIFSCSKCIQRIMELLKPKNRQSLIIEIVTDINKIENDVKDKKINDLKKGALNGF; from the coding sequence ATGTCAAACATGATGTTGTTTTCTGTTGATGAAAAACAAAACAATGCTTTGTTTTTAGAAATAGATAAGATAGGAGATATTGTGAGCTATGATAACTATTTACGCATATGGGTATATAGATTAAATCCTGCTAAGGTATCTTTCTACGGCATTAAAAATGCTATTGATTTTCTCACAAATAAATTAAATGTTAGTATACAACCAAATATTTTGAAGCTTTTAAATGATGTTTCTTCAGAGCCTTTCGATCTTTTTATAGATTTGAAAGATGGTTTTCTTCATCTTTACCCAGCTAACAATAAAATTTTAGATTCTCTCATAAATGAGGGAATTGTTGATTATGATATCTATTTCAAGAATTTCATTGCCAAGGTAAAAGATCTTCACACAATACTGGATTATTTCACTGTTAGAGGACTTAAGGTTAAACTTGGCTTTAAACTTGATTACAAAGCCTCTTTTAAATCAAATTTACAGGTAAATCTTAGAGAATACCACGAGGAAGCGTATAGAGAGTGGAGAAAAGCTGGTTATAGAGGAGTTGTTGTAATGCCTGATGGTGCTAGTAGAATGGTTGTTGCTTTGAAGGCTATTGATGATTTAAAGGTTAAAACGCTTATTCTTGCTCCAACACTAGAGTCTTTAAATAAATGGTTTAAGTATTTGGTTAATCATCTAGGTATTTCCCAAAACTTTATAGAAATTTTTGATCCTAGAAAAAGAAAGGTTAGAGACATAACATTAATGACGTATGATGACGCCTCCTCCAGTTTGTGGAAAATACCAACGTTCTTTGGTCTTGTAATAGCTGATGAGTGTCACTATGCCGTTAGCGATTTGTATAGAATTGCTTTAAATAGCATATCTGCTCCATATAGACTTGGCTTAACATCTACTCCTTACAGAGATGATGGTTTGCATAAATACTATAGCAAGGTTTTAGGCCCCATAGTATATCATTTAACACTTCATGAACTTCGAAGTATGGAGTACTTAAATAAGCCAAAGGGGTTTAGAATACCAGTTGGGCTTTCCAGAGAGGAGTTTGAGGAGTATAGAAGACTTATGAGGATATATCTTAGTTATTGCAACAAGGCTTTTCCAGGCATTAACAACGCTAAAGAGAGATTTAGAAAGGTGTTGGAGTTATGCCCTATGAATCAAGAGGCTAGAGAAGCTCTAAGAGCTAGGCTTAAAGCAAATAGAATTGCTTGGAATGCTGAAAGAAAGATCAAAGTTGTTGAAAATCTCTTGAAGAAGTTTGAAAATGAGAAGATATTGATATTCTCTCGAAATATTGATATTATAAAACGAATTTCTAGATCATTTCTCGTGCCAAAAATACTACAAGATACTCCTGAAGATGAAAAAAGAGTTTATCTTAATATGTTTAAACGTGAAGATGTAAGAGTTTTAGCAACGTCTATACTGTTTAGCAAAGGCGTTGAATATCCTGAGCCAAGCATAGCCATTATTGTTAGCAGAATTTTCTCATGTAGTAAATGCATTCAGAGAATCATGGAATTGCTGAAGCCTAAGAATAGACAGTCTCTAATTATAGAAATAGTTACAGATATCAATAAAATTGAAAATGATGTTAAAGATAAGAAAATCAATGATTTGAAGAAGGGAGCATTAAATGGTTTTTAG
- a CDS encoding DUF790 family protein has product MVFSLRYVPFIKLDEDVYRPRYLDVDVDKELVKTIISFYDSITGKKVSDVDWDELRIIVGDRRFYNMIRLIMSKFYMPVYDIKTCDIPISPKLLRVQVFRYVSKRYGGFASSEMRNWIVKRIKYVFRIPKAINLDSILWCDENDMFIVKKIEDASLEKIVAEYNLYIVKTLCIYSSYIVIDLDEGCQARDVIRIISKNSRLYDLLYDIDYVKGRYIIRIEGPTTVFGKASKYGLRIAQLLLTIAPMLYSCGTNWHVSAIIKNGIDNFNVMLLSSNLKPLLPISKWLLVKPVFDGSIENRIYDILKAFGLRIIRNEEPLIVEDTVYIPTFKIFVNGKTFYVEVAGFWKREVAERKAEKLQKLSKKFRNLIIIADENLKEFLKNIKTLVIYYKLVDGVPRVSYKNVLDYITKLKINNLQES; this is encoded by the coding sequence ATGGTTTTTAGCCTAAGATATGTTCCATTCATAAAGTTGGATGAGGATGTGTATAGACCTAGGTATTTAGATGTTGATGTAGATAAAGAGCTAGTGAAAACCATAATATCGTTCTACGATTCGATTACCGGTAAAAAAGTGAGTGATGTTGATTGGGATGAGTTAAGAATTATTGTTGGTGATAGAAGATTTTATAACATGATTAGATTGATTATGTCAAAATTTTACATGCCTGTTTATGACATTAAAACATGTGATATACCCATATCGCCAAAGCTTTTAAGGGTTCAGGTTTTTCGTTATGTAAGTAAGAGGTATGGGGGTTTTGCATCATCAGAAATGAGAAACTGGATTGTGAAAAGAATTAAATATGTTTTTCGAATTCCTAAAGCAATTAATCTAGACTCTATTCTGTGGTGTGATGAGAATGATATGTTCATTGTTAAGAAGATTGAAGATGCTTCTTTAGAAAAAATTGTGGCGGAATATAATCTCTATATAGTTAAGACTTTATGCATTTACAGTTCCTATATAGTTATTGATCTTGATGAAGGTTGCCAAGCCAGGGATGTTATTAGAATTATTAGTAAAAACTCTAGGTTATACGACCTTTTGTATGATATTGATTATGTAAAGGGCAGGTATATAATAAGAATTGAGGGGCCTACAACAGTTTTTGGAAAAGCATCCAAATATGGTTTAAGAATTGCACAACTTCTACTAACTATTGCACCAATGCTCTACAGCTGTGGAACGAATTGGCATGTCAGCGCCATTATCAAGAATGGTATAGATAATTTCAATGTTATGTTGTTATCAAGCAATTTAAAACCACTTCTTCCAATAAGTAAATGGCTTTTAGTAAAACCTGTATTCGATGGTTCTATTGAGAACAGAATCTATGATATATTAAAAGCATTTGGATTGAGGATAATTAGAAATGAAGAGCCTTTAATAGTTGAAGACACTGTCTACATACCTACCTTCAAAATTTTTGTAAATGGTAAAACATTCTATGTTGAAGTCGCTGGTTTTTGGAAAAGAGAAGTTGCAGAAAGAAAAGCAGAAAAGTTGCAGAAACTTTCCAAAAAATTCAGAAATCTTATTATTATAGCTGATGAAAATCTAAAGGAGTTTTTGAAGAACATAAAAACCTTGGTAATATATTATAAACTAGTTGATGGTGTACCAAGAGTCTCATATAAAAACGTTTTGGATTATATAACAAAGCTGAAGATAAATAACCTACAGGAATCCTAA
- a CDS encoding 4Fe-4S dicluster domain-containing protein → MQLYRGGIEDIINIYNIVKEFLKADVYGYKRYGNSLVFDFIESSSELPIDVHVVQRPGFYRVSRGFGFIHSSHSPKNLLYPFKQELFRVDQELNIKTLENSLKPVILFGIKPCDVAAINVFDKLFGNNFNPYYLNRRRSVVGIVVEECLNPGETCFCSTMGTGPDARNGFDLAFAKVDRDLVIFKAGSSLGEKIVAKANLQKASDDDVKRYEILLEEAKRKTNLGIGVEDIQTSLEKSITDVELWRKVSEKCVGCANCNMVCPTCFCSEIVDDVVGDEAVRIMQLIGCLSYTYGLVAGGHFRKELYTRYRHFILHKFVFYPKQIDLFGCVGCGRCTVWCPVGIDIRETVKTVASRYRG, encoded by the coding sequence TTGCAATTATATAGAGGAGGTATAGAGGATATAATCAATATTTATAATATTGTAAAGGAATTCTTGAAAGCTGATGTTTATGGGTATAAGAGGTATGGAAATAGCTTAGTGTTTGACTTCATAGAGAGCAGTTCTGAACTGCCAATAGATGTGCATGTTGTTCAAAGACCAGGTTTCTATAGAGTTTCTAGAGGCTTTGGATTTATACATTCTTCTCACAGCCCAAAAAACTTGCTTTACCCCTTTAAGCAAGAACTTTTTAGAGTGGATCAAGAACTAAATATCAAGACCTTGGAAAATTCATTAAAGCCTGTTATACTTTTTGGTATAAAGCCATGTGATGTTGCAGCTATAAATGTTTTTGATAAGTTATTTGGTAACAATTTTAATCCATATTACTTGAATAGAAGGAGATCTGTTGTAGGAATAGTTGTTGAGGAGTGTTTAAACCCAGGAGAAACATGCTTTTGCTCAACAATGGGCACCGGTCCAGATGCTAGGAATGGATTTGACTTGGCATTTGCTAAGGTAGATAGAGACCTTGTAATCTTTAAAGCTGGCTCATCTCTTGGAGAAAAAATTGTTGCAAAAGCTAATCTTCAAAAAGCATCTGATGATGATGTCAAGAGATATGAAATTCTTTTGGAGGAGGCAAAGAGAAAAACAAATCTAGGAATAGGTGTTGAAGATATTCAAACTTCTCTCGAAAAATCTATAACAGATGTTGAATTATGGCGTAAAGTATCTGAGAAATGTGTTGGTTGTGCTAATTGCAATATGGTTTGTCCTACATGTTTTTGTTCAGAAATTGTAGATGATGTTGTAGGAGATGAGGCTGTTAGAATCATGCAGTTAATTGGCTGCTTATCATATACATATGGCCTTGTTGCTGGTGGTCATTTTAGAAAAGAACTTTACACAAGATATAGGCATTTCATCTTGCACAAATTTGTTTTCTACCCTAAGCAAATTGATTTATTTGGATGTGTTGGGTGTGGTAGGTGCACTGTTTGGTGTCCTGTGGGTATAGATATTCGTGAAACAGTCAAGACTGTAGCATCTAGGTATAGGGGATAG
- a CDS encoding FAD/NAD(P)-binding protein, with protein MSNPFTSIIKGVVINEISETTTTKTITIKLVNGSMNPMPGQFNMLYVFGLGEVPISISNLYPGKRDIVEHTIRFVGAVTRAMIKAIRVGSQIGVRGPYGNKWPLEEAEGSDILIVSGGIGFAPLRPVVKYIIMNRERFRRVNILYGARTPEEFLYKYELEEYSKIPNSKFLLSIDKPYPGWTGYVGFVTDLIKYTDVDTGNSYTFVCGPEIMMKVAVKKLLERGFRKDKIFLSMERRMRCGVGICGTCQFGHLFVCKNGPIFRYSEIENYINVEGI; from the coding sequence ATGTCAAACCCATTTACATCAATTATTAAGGGCGTGGTTATTAATGAAATCAGCGAAACTACAACTACAAAGACCATAACAATTAAACTTGTCAATGGGTCTATGAATCCAATGCCTGGTCAATTCAACATGCTATATGTTTTTGGTTTGGGAGAGGTGCCAATATCTATTTCAAATCTTTATCCAGGAAAAAGAGACATAGTTGAGCATACAATTAGATTTGTTGGAGCTGTTACAAGAGCTATGATAAAAGCTATTAGGGTAGGTTCTCAAATAGGTGTTAGAGGTCCTTATGGAAATAAATGGCCTTTGGAAGAAGCTGAAGGTAGTGACATTCTTATTGTGAGTGGCGGCATAGGTTTTGCACCTCTTAGACCAGTGGTTAAGTACATAATAATGAATAGAGAGAGGTTTAGAAGAGTAAATATCTTATATGGTGCAAGAACACCAGAAGAGTTTCTTTACAAATACGAACTTGAAGAATATTCTAAGATTCCAAACTCAAAGTTTTTGCTATCTATAGACAAGCCATATCCAGGATGGACAGGCTATGTAGGCTTCGTTACTGATTTGATTAAGTATACTGATGTGGATACAGGTAATAGCTACACTTTTGTATGTGGACCAGAAATTATGATGAAAGTTGCTGTAAAAAAGCTTCTTGAAAGGGGGTTTAGAAAGGATAAAATATTTTTATCTATGGAGAGAAGAATGAGATGTGGTGTGGGAATTTGTGGAACATGCCAATTCGGTCACCTCTTTGTTTGTAAAAATGGGCCCATTTTTAGATATTCTGAAATAGAGAACTATATTAATGTTGAGGGGATTTGA
- a CDS encoding Ni/Fe hydrogenase subunit alpha, translating to MERVLTRVEGEGKVLVKVKEGNVIDVEIQITEAPRFFEYIVRGKHINNVVEIVSRVCGLCGVSYMLTATRAFEKCLKIDVPQEVEELRRIIHLAERVKSHVIHVFLLNLPDFLEMPNSFRLGAVNSAMLRNSMKLLTLAVNIMDILGGRTHNVVNIKIGGVYKPPSESDAVKIVKLIKDAIELFKPLADFVLSLKNIPEEKLAKPLMILHGNGYPHVSDEIAFYNSENAEIFDVQNFENVLDVMQRPGKTALLYKYKGQSYIVGPFARFNTSYDRLHGEARDFVSSYGWKPPLKDVRQQIIARVAEILDSLLTLRDFFQNYKPFEIYSPRIEPAKADKLRCVAAVEAPRGILYHRYDIDEKLKVLHCNIITPTAQNILAMEELSQEKLRMLGRAAEHEAAKLTERIVRAFDPCISCSVHVLSSKY from the coding sequence ATGGAGAGGGTTTTGACAAGAGTTGAGGGCGAGGGCAAGGTACTGGTAAAAGTTAAGGAAGGTAATGTTATAGATGTTGAAATACAGATAACTGAAGCACCAAGATTCTTTGAGTATATTGTTCGAGGAAAACACATTAACAATGTTGTGGAAATAGTTAGTAGGGTCTGTGGGCTTTGTGGAGTTTCATACATGCTAACAGCTACACGTGCATTTGAAAAGTGTTTAAAGATTGATGTTCCACAAGAGGTTGAGGAACTTAGAAGAATTATCCACTTAGCTGAGAGAGTTAAAAGCCATGTGATTCACGTATTCCTTTTAAACTTGCCAGACTTTCTAGAAATGCCTAACTCATTTAGACTAGGAGCTGTTAACTCAGCAATGCTTAGAAACTCTATGAAGCTTCTAACACTAGCCGTCAACATAATGGATATTCTTGGGGGTAGAACGCATAATGTTGTTAACATTAAAATTGGAGGTGTTTACAAACCGCCATCAGAAAGCGATGCTGTTAAAATAGTCAAGCTTATTAAAGATGCTATCGAGCTTTTCAAACCTTTAGCAGATTTCGTTTTATCACTTAAAAACATACCTGAGGAAAAGCTTGCAAAACCTCTCATGATATTGCATGGAAATGGTTATCCCCATGTCTCAGACGAAATAGCTTTTTACAATTCTGAAAATGCCGAGATTTTCGATGTGCAAAACTTTGAAAATGTCTTAGATGTTATGCAAAGGCCTGGCAAAACAGCGCTTCTATACAAATACAAGGGCCAATCATATATTGTAGGCCCATTTGCAAGGTTTAACACATCTTATGACAGGTTGCATGGAGAAGCCAGAGACTTTGTATCTTCATATGGGTGGAAACCGCCATTAAAAGATGTTAGACAACAGATAATTGCACGTGTTGCAGAAATACTAGATTCTCTGCTAACTCTTCGCGATTTCTTTCAAAATTACAAACCTTTTGAGATATATTCACCTAGGATAGAACCTGCTAAGGCGGATAAGTTAAGATGTGTAGCAGCTGTGGAAGCTCCACGTGGCATTCTCTACCATAGGTATGATATAGATGAAAAACTGAAGGTTTTACACTGCAACATTATTACTCCGACAGCGCAAAACATATTGGCAATGGAGGAGTTGTCACAAGAAAAACTAAGAATGTTGGGTAGAGCAGCAGAACATGAGGCAGCAAAGTTAACTGAGAGAATTGTTAGAGCCTTTGATCCATGCATATCATGTTCTGTTCACGTGTTATCATCTAAATACTAG